The following are encoded together in the Panicum virgatum strain AP13 chromosome 6K, P.virgatum_v5, whole genome shotgun sequence genome:
- the LOC120713070 gene encoding uncharacterized protein LOC120713070, whose product MALAGSLLLPWVEGLVGKAADVLVQRVTGMWGIESYRRKLEDQLVYMLSLLAVAEEKAEAKMEAGRAVKAWMKKLKTAAYEADDVLDAFQYEALRHEVQASESASRKVLYFSKHYMFLALGLYRNNLLFSSDRICSMLS is encoded by the coding sequence ATGGCCCTGGCCGGGTCGCTACTTCTTCCCTGGGTGGAAGGTTTAGTCGGCAAGGCGGCCGACGTGCTCGTCCAGAGGGTCACCGGCATGTGGGGCATCGAAAGCTATCGCCGCAAGCTGGAGGACCAACTGGTGTACATGCTGTCCCTTCTAGCCGTCGCCGAGGAGAAGGCCGAGGCCAAGATGGAGGCCGGCCGTGCTGTCAAGGCGTGGATGAAGAAGCTCAAGACTGCCGCGTACGAGGCTGACGACGTCCTCGATGCCTTCCAATACGAGGCTCTGCGCCACGAGGTTCAGGCTAGCGAGTCCGCATCACGAAAGGTACTCTACTTCTCTAAACATTATATGTTCCTCGCACTTGGGCTTTATCGTAATAATTTGCTTTTTTCTTCGGACAGAATTTGTTCAATGTTGAGCTAA